A part of Aegilops tauschii subsp. strangulata cultivar AL8/78 chromosome 2, Aet v6.0, whole genome shotgun sequence genomic DNA contains:
- the LOC109782992 gene encoding uncharacterized protein, whose product MADGGGGGGEYSNLNNPITSPTRTAAADGGGEDIEEGRPWLVSPPPFKIRRKLSDPGAFAAAANGGGEGVVEARPPPVKIRTAVADGGGEDVMEARPPLVKIHKLGAPGTSSIRPEDQIEVMPASDYEMNSMRPEHLGNDDMDFINLMHPVIPCGEVQKDEMGLGKHSIISEQQIENKTTLGEGEVEMDLGKSNSIISEQEIKELCKQMNSMVVFMNFRIVPSAPLCSSSSSSKEMKDEDKAQPVIDGILKELADLQGSMSKLKSQLKPFWHTYPYEEDYVAPEEEKDPKEKARKQMEDDQEVYDSYLQGLGSKVGHFGYATLVSPMHFTHYTPRQIPSDYTTRGITLQIFSFKIAKISLDLEWPLLQWPLKVYGVIAARDSVDRKRNVLFHRLRDNFQEITEKDSFLCLTGPSRAISAESPLEFEVELKLKGGEAKSEDSVLINRKGHYNGYDTHNGFYTVTFDNCLCTTELSLQKLYSGAVQATFLRVGIVKGSQSPFSYGGRVACSSPPQKDGSEGPATPTQVVLLDSRYCAGGKMPIGEEDGYLDLSRHVVSVELRTVSEDSEELEETLKVVIEAYSPVGPVQASVMVRPQYCGISKHKCDLDGSKVKITIAWSPIISSAFTKKAIL is encoded by the exons ATggcggatggcggcggcggcggcggagagtaTAGCAATCTCAACAACCCTATCACCTCCCCCACAAGAACTGCGGCGGCGGATGGCGGCGGGGAAGACATCGAGGAGGGGAGGCCTTGGCTGGTGAGCCCTCCGCCGTTCAAAATCCGCCGCAAGCTGAGTGATCCAGGTGCGTTTGCGGCGGCGGCGAATGGCGGCGGGGAAGGCGTCGTGGAGGCGAGGCCTCCGCCGGTCAAAATCAGAACCGCGGTGGCCGATGGCGGCGGGGAAGACGTCATGGAGGCGAGGCCTCCGCTGGTCAAAATCCACAAGCTGGGTGCTCCAGGTACGAGTTCAATTCGGCCTGAGGATCAGATTGAGGTCATGCCTGCCAGCGACTACGAGATGAATTCGATGCGTCCGGAGCACTTGGGGAATGACGACATGGACTTCATTAATCTGATGCATCCGGTGATCCCATGCGGTGAGGTTCAGAAGGACGAGATGGGCTTAGGCAAACACTCCATCATCTCTGAGCAGCAGATTGAGAACAAGACGACACTGGGGGAGGGGGAGGTCGAGATGGACCTAGGCAAATCAAACTCCATCATCTCTGAGCAGGAGATCAAGGAGCTCTGCAAGCAGATGAACAGTATGGTCGTTTTTATGAATTTCAGGATCGTACCATCAGCCCCActgtgcagcagcagcagcagcagcaaggagATGAAAGATGAGGACAAGGCGCAGCCCGTGATTGACGGCATCTTAAAAGAGTTAGCTGATCTGCAGGGCAGCATGTCCAAGCTCAAATCGCAACTGAAACCTTTCTGGCACACCTACCCGTATGAGGAGGATTATGtggcgccggaggaggagaaggatcCCAAGGAGAAGGCAAGGAAGCAGATGGAGGATGATCAGGAGGTCTATGATTCCTACCTTCAAGGCCTTGGATCTAAAGTTGGACACTTTGGATACGCAA CCCTAGTGAGCCCCATGCACTTTACACACTACACGCCCAGACAGATCCCATCCGATTATACTACTCGTGGGATCACCTTGCAGATCTTCTCCTTCAAGATTGCCAAGATCAGTTTGGACCTGGAATGGCCACTCCTGCAATGGCCACTCAAAGTGTATGGCGTCATCGCCGCACGAGACAGTGTGGACCGCAAGCGCAACGTTCTCTTCCACCGGCTAAGGGACAACTTCCAAGAGATCACCGAAAAA GACTCCTTTTTGTGCTTGACTGGACCATCTCGTGCAATCTCAGCCGAATCCCCTCTTGAGTTTGAAGTTGAACTAAAACTCAAGGGCGGCGAAGCAAAGTCTGAAGACAGCGTGTTGATCAATAGAAAAGGCCATTACAATGGTTATGATACCCATAATGGTTTCTATACTGTCACTTTTGACAACTGTCTTTGCACAACCGAGTTAAGCCTGCAGAAACTGTATAGTGGAGCAGTCCAAGCCACTTTCTTGCGTGTCGGCATTGTTAAAGGCAGTCAAAGCCCTTTCAGTTATGGAGGCAGAGTTGCTTGCTCCTCACCACCTCAGAAAGATGGTAGTGAAGGCCCTGCCACTCCCACCCAAGTTGTATTGCTTGATTCTCGTTATTGTGCTGGCGGGAAGATGCCAATAGGCGAAGAAGATGGTTACCTTGATCTGTCAAGGCATGTTGTTTCTGTTGAATTACGAACAGTGAGTGAAGATTCTGAAGAATTGGAAGAAACCCTGAAAGTTGTCATAGAAGCCTACTCTCCTGTTGGTCCTGTGCAAGCTTCTGTCATGGTCAGGCCTCAGTACTGCGGCATAAGTAAACATAAATGTGACCTCGACGGCTCTAAGGTGAAGATAACCATTGCTTGGTCACCTATTATTAGCAGTGCTTTCACCAAAAAGGCTATTCTGTGA